The Dendropsophus ebraccatus isolate aDenEbr1 chromosome 3, aDenEbr1.pat, whole genome shotgun sequence genome includes a region encoding these proteins:
- the ELAC1 gene encoding zinc phosphodiesterase ELAC protein 1: MSMDVAFLGTGSAYPSPCRGASAVVFRTEGECWLFDCGEGTQTQFMKSALRAGRITKIFITHLHGDHMFGLPGFLCTVSLQCGSTPTKQHVDIYGPVGLRSFIQMSLEVSNSQLVFPYTVHELLPSEDQCPPEEFRDFTKYAGDRNPPSSEEQIIAADPADGTYCLFESEQFTVKAFKLYHRIPSFGFVIAEKDRPGKLDVNKLRELGVPPGPLYGKLKLGSAVTLENGQTISPCDVVGDPVPGRKVCILGDCSGVAASGAAQLCQNADLLVHEATLDDGQMDKAKDHGHSTPKMAAEFANLCSAKKLVLTHFSQRYKPPGLLSEGDEDVTILKTQAESVFMGHNVILAEDFLTINVPLKKPS; encoded by the exons ATGTCTATGGATGTTGCGTTTCTGGGTACGGGGTCCGCCTACCCATCACCCTGCCGGGGGGCTTCTGCCGTGGTCTTTCGAACAGAGGGGGAGTGCTGGCTGTTTGATTGCGGGGAGGGCACCCAGACCCAGTTCATGAAGAGCGCCCTCAGGGCAG GCAGAATCACCAAGATCTTCATTACTCACCTCCATGGGGATCACATGTTTGGCCTCCCTGGGTTCCTCTGTACTGTCAGCCTCCAGTGTGGCTCTACTCCCACTAAGCAGCATGTGGACATCTATGGCCCTGTGGGTCTAAGGAGCTTTATCCAGATGAGTCTGGAAGTGTCCAACTCCCAACTGGTTTTCCCATATACCGTCCATGAGTTGTTGCCTTCAGAAGATCAGTGCCCACCAGAAGAGTTCAGAGACTTCACCAAATATGCTGGAGACAGAAACCCGCCTTCATCGGAAGAGCAGATCATTGCGGCTGATCCTGCAGATGGGACCTACTGTCTCTTTGAAAGTGAACAGTTCACAGTAAAGGCTTTTAAACTATATCATCGTATCCCGTCATTTGGGTTTGTGATCGCTGAGAAGGATCGACCGGGGAAACTTGATGTCAATAAACTACGAGAACTCG gcgttcctcctggtCCATTATATGGAAAGCTTAAGCTGGGTTCTGCTGTAACCCTTGAGAACGGACAGACCATCTCCCCCTGTGATGTGGTGGGAGACCCCGTGCCTGGTAGGAAGGTCTGCATCTTGGGAGACTGCTCGGGAGTTGCTGCATCGGGAGCCGCTCAGCTCTGTCAGAACGCTGACCTTCTCGTCCACGAAGCCACATTAGATGACGGTCAGATGGACAAGGCCAAGGACCACGGCCACAGCACACCAAAAATGGCCGCAGAATTTGCCAATTTGTGTAGCGCCAAGAAGTTGGTCCTGACTCACTTCAGTCAGAGGTACAAGCCCCCGGGACTGCTCAGCGAAGGGGATGAAGACGTGACTATTCTGAAGACGCAAGCGGAGAGCGTCTTCATGGGTCACAATGTGATTTTAGCCGAGGACTTTTTAACCATTAACGTTCCATTAAAAAAGCCTTCATAG